In Mycobacterium sp. JS623, one genomic interval encodes:
- the mraZ gene encoding division/cell wall cluster transcriptional repressor MraZ: MFLGTYTPKLDDKGRLTLPAKFRDALAGGLMVTKSQDHSLAVYPRAEFEKLARRASQASRSNPEARAFLRNLAAATDEQHPDAQGRITLSADHRRYANLSKDCVVIGSVDYLEIWDSAAWQSYQETHEENFSAATDEALHDII; this comes from the coding sequence ATGTTTCTCGGCACCTACACGCCGAAGCTCGACGACAAGGGGCGGCTCACGCTGCCCGCCAAGTTCCGCGACGCGCTGGCAGGAGGGTTGATGGTCACCAAGAGCCAAGATCACAGTCTCGCCGTCTACCCGCGCGCCGAGTTCGAAAAGCTGGCTCGACGGGCGTCGCAGGCCTCACGGAGTAATCCCGAGGCCCGGGCGTTCCTACGAAACCTGGCCGCCGCCACCGACGAGCAACATCCCGACGCACAAGGCCGGATCACGTTGTCGGCCGATCATCGCCGCTATGCAAACCTTTCGAAGGACTGCGTGGTGATCGGATCGGTTGACTACCTGGAGATCTGGGACTCGGCGGCATGGCAGTCATACCAGGAGACCCACGAAGAAAACTTCTCCGCGGCCACCGATGAAGCTCTACACGACATCATCTAA
- a CDS encoding DUF3040 domain-containing protein has product MPLSDHEQRMLDQIESALYAEDPKFASSVRGGTLRAPSARRRLQGAALFVIGLAMLVCGVAFKATMIGSFPILSVIGFLVMFGGVIFAITGPRVAGGRGGSAAEQGVRQKRAKGSGGSFTSRMEDRFRRRFDE; this is encoded by the coding sequence ATGCCACTCTCCGATCATGAGCAGCGCATGCTCGATCAGATCGAGAGCGCGCTCTATGCCGAGGACCCCAAATTCGCCTCGAGCGTTCGTGGTGGGACTCTGCGCGCACCTTCTGCGCGGCGTCGTCTGCAGGGCGCCGCGCTCTTTGTGATCGGGCTGGCCATGCTGGTGTGTGGTGTCGCGTTCAAGGCCACCATGATTGGCAGCTTCCCGATCCTGTCCGTAATCGGCTTCTTGGTCATGTTCGGCGGCGTGATCTTCGCCATCACCGGGCCGCGCGTTGCCGGTGGCCGTGGTGGTTCGGCAGCTGAACAGGGTGTCCGCCAGAAGCGAGCCAAGGGCTCAGGCGGATCGTTCACCAGTCGGATGGAAGACCGCTTCCGCCGCCGTTTCGACGAATAG
- a CDS encoding GNAT family N-acetyltransferase, translating to MATFLIDLSPGDMQRRLGDALSVYVDAMRYPRGTEDQRASMWVEHTRRHGWKGVAAVEVPDHGDFADAPDRSASALAAAPLLGVAYGYCGAPDQWWQQQVVAGLHRVGADRMRIAELMTSYFELTELHIAPHAQGRGLGEALARRLLAGRGEAHVLLSTPEINGESNRAWRLYRRLGFTDIIRGYHFAGDPRAFAILGRALPL from the coding sequence TTGGCGACATTTCTCATTGATCTGTCGCCGGGCGATATGCAACGGCGGCTCGGTGACGCGCTCTCGGTGTATGTCGATGCCATGCGCTACCCACGCGGCACCGAGGATCAGCGCGCTTCGATGTGGGTCGAGCACACCCGCAGGCATGGCTGGAAGGGCGTCGCCGCAGTCGAGGTGCCAGATCACGGCGACTTCGCGGATGCCCCCGACCGCTCTGCATCGGCGTTGGCCGCTGCTCCCTTGCTGGGCGTCGCGTACGGGTACTGCGGCGCACCGGACCAGTGGTGGCAGCAGCAGGTGGTGGCAGGCCTGCACCGAGTCGGCGCGGACAGAATGCGGATCGCGGAGCTGATGACCAGCTACTTCGAGCTGACCGAGCTACACATCGCGCCGCACGCGCAGGGTCGTGGCCTTGGCGAGGCGCTGGCGCGGCGACTGCTCGCCGGCCGAGGCGAGGCGCACGTGCTGCTGTCGACGCCGGAGATCAACGGCGAATCCAACCGGGCGTGGCGGCTGTATCGGCGGCTCGGGTTCACCGACATCATCCGCGGCTATCACTTCGCCGGCGATCCGCGCGCCTTCGCGATCCTGGGCCGGGCACTACCACTGTGA
- a CDS encoding LppM family (lipo)protein, producing the protein MLLLLLVVPMAVGCVRVRASITVSPDDRVSGQIVASAKPRNADDKGPQLLNNLPFAQKVAISDYDRDDYVGSQAVFSDLTFAELPQLANMNRDAAGVDISLRRAGDLVILEGRADLTSLNDPEADVSLSVAFPGEVTSTNGSQVSSDVVEWKLRPGVVSTMNAQARYTDPSARSFTGAAIWLGIASFLVAGIIGGVAYYSRDRSPRPS; encoded by the coding sequence ATGTTGCTGCTGCTGCTCGTCGTGCCGATGGCCGTCGGATGCGTGCGCGTCCGCGCATCGATCACGGTGTCGCCGGACGACCGGGTGTCGGGGCAGATCGTCGCGTCCGCCAAACCGCGTAACGCTGACGACAAGGGTCCGCAACTGCTCAACAACCTGCCGTTCGCCCAGAAAGTAGCGATTTCTGACTACGACCGAGACGATTACGTTGGCTCGCAGGCGGTCTTCTCCGATTTGACCTTCGCCGAATTGCCCCAGCTGGCGAACATGAACCGGGACGCCGCAGGCGTCGACATCTCGCTGCGGCGCGCAGGCGATCTCGTGATCCTGGAGGGCCGTGCCGACCTCACCTCGCTCAATGACCCCGAGGCCGACGTGTCGCTGTCCGTCGCGTTCCCGGGCGAGGTGACGTCGACCAACGGCTCCCAGGTGTCGTCGGATGTCGTCGAGTGGAAGCTGCGGCCCGGGGTAGTCAGCACTATGAACGCGCAGGCCCGGTACACCGATCCCAGCGCCCGCTCGTTCACCGGTGCGGCGATCTGGCTCGGTATCGCGTCGTTCTTGGTGGCCGGGATCATCGGCGGGGTGGCGTATTACAGCCGCGACCGCTCGCCGCGTCCTTCCTGA
- the idsA2 gene encoding bifunctional (2E,6E)-farnesyl/geranyl diphosphate synthase, whose amino-acid sequence MDAAAPSAVELAGAVTDQLRDYLRDRRSDAAYIGPDYAELTAALEEFVLRGGKRLRPAFAYWGWRAVADDDTNPADPSMLRLFSALELLHACALVHDDVIDASATRRGLPTVHRLFSEKHRSSQWHGSCEQFGISAAILLGDLALVWADDIVATADLAPDAQARVRRVWSAIRTEVLGGQYLDIVAESSGAESVASAMTVNVYKTASYTISRPLQFGAAAAADRPDVLAAFHELGTSLGVAFQLRDDVLGVFGDPAVTGKPSGDDLRSGKRTVLLAEAVERADKVDPVAAKLLRTSIGTELTDAQVRELCLVIESVGALAAVEGRIDSLTRRSLEILTAAQIDARAKVGLAELARLAANRSA is encoded by the coding sequence GTGGATGCAGCGGCACCGTCAGCCGTCGAGCTGGCCGGCGCCGTCACCGATCAATTGCGGGACTATCTCCGCGATCGTCGCAGTGACGCCGCGTACATCGGCCCCGACTACGCCGAGTTGACCGCCGCCCTCGAAGAATTCGTGTTGCGCGGCGGCAAACGGCTGCGCCCGGCGTTCGCCTACTGGGGCTGGCGGGCAGTTGCGGACGATGACACGAATCCAGCCGATCCGTCGATGCTGCGCCTGTTCTCGGCCCTAGAACTGCTGCACGCGTGCGCGCTGGTGCACGACGATGTGATCGACGCGTCGGCCACTCGTCGCGGGCTGCCGACCGTGCATCGGCTGTTCTCCGAAAAGCACCGCAGCAGCCAATGGCACGGATCATGCGAGCAGTTCGGGATTTCCGCGGCGATTCTGCTTGGCGACCTCGCGCTGGTGTGGGCCGACGACATCGTCGCCACCGCCGACCTGGCCCCCGACGCGCAGGCACGGGTGCGGCGCGTCTGGTCGGCGATCCGGACCGAAGTGCTCGGCGGGCAGTACCTCGACATCGTCGCCGAATCCAGCGGAGCCGAGTCGGTGGCGTCGGCGATGACGGTCAACGTCTACAAGACCGCGTCCTACACGATCTCCCGGCCGTTGCAATTCGGCGCCGCAGCCGCGGCCGACCGGCCCGACGTGCTCGCCGCGTTCCACGAGCTGGGAACCAGCCTCGGCGTGGCGTTCCAATTGCGCGACGACGTCCTCGGCGTTTTCGGCGATCCTGCGGTGACGGGCAAGCCGTCCGGCGACGACCTGCGCTCCGGTAAGCGCACGGTGTTGTTGGCCGAGGCGGTCGAGCGAGCCGATAAGGTCGACCCCGTCGCGGCCAAGCTATTGCGTACCTCGATCGGAACCGAGCTGACAGACGCCCAGGTGCGCGAGCTGTGTCTTGTCATCGAATCGGTCGGGGCACTGGCAGCGGTCGAGGGCCGGATCGACTCACTTACCCGTCGATCGCTGGAAATTCTCACCGCCGCACAAATCGACGCTCGGGCCAAGGTCGGTCTTGCCGAGCTCGCACGATTGGCCGCGAACCGGTCCGCCTAG